The DNA sequence CCATGACTTCGTCGAGGAGCCCGGGCGCGGCGCGGTCGCAGGCAGCGTTCCAATGCCGGAGCCCGTCCCGAGGGTCGGAGGTTGGTAGCGCTCAGGCCAGTCGCCATGGTCTCGCGGCACCCTTGTGGCAACCGTCGCCCGAGGAAAAGCCGTGCCGTCATCCTGGTTGATCAGCTGGTCGTTCGCCGCGTGGACGGTCGCATCTGCGCTCGCGATCTACGTGCTGCTGATCGCATTCAGCAGGGTGATCGGACCGCGGGCGTTCTCGCAGATGACGGCGTTCGACTTCGCGGTCACCGTGGCGCTGGGTGCCATCGTGGGCTCGACGGCGGCCGGGGCGGTGGGGCTGCCTGCGGGACTGCTGGCGTTGGCTTCGCTGTTCACGTTCCGCGGCACGGTCGCCGTCGCGCGACGTCACGGCCTCACCCGGCTGGTGGACAACAGCCCCCTCCTGCTGTTCGTGGAGGGACGGTTCCAGCCCGGCAACCTCCGGAAGGCGAAGATCACCCGGAACGATGTCTACGAAGCGCTGCGACTCAACGGTACGACGACGCTCGACGAGGTCGCGGCCGTCATCATCGAACGGAACGGCGAGCTGAGCGTCCTCCCACGGAACGGGACGATCGACCCCGAGCTGATGGAGAACGTCGTCGGGGACGATGGCGCGCCCTGAGCGGGCGGGTGAGACCGCCGATTCACCCGGACGGGTCGGGCGCTTCTTCGCCGATGGTCTGGCCGTAGTTGAGCAACCCGACGAAGATGGCGCCGCCCACCGCGTTACCTATCGCCGCCCAGATGATCACGTACAGGTACTGGGACCAGGAGGTCCCCGCCCCAGCGAACAGCGCGGTGAGCAGCTCGGTCGAAGCGAACACGACGTGGTGGAACGGCCCCACTCCGATCGTGCCGGTGACCAGGACGATGGCGAGGAGCTGCCCCGCTGTGTCACGCGCGGCCTTGGACAGCCACGTCGCGAGTCCCATCAGCCAACCCGCGAGCACCGCGGAGCCGAACACCACCGGCCACGGGGACCCCGTGAGGGAGCCGGCCAGCGAGGCGATGGCACCGCGCGACACGATATCGAGACGTGGTCCGAGCACCGCCACCAGTGCCGCGAACCCGGCCGTGCCCAGCAGGTTCGCCAAGAGCATCACCGTCCACCGTCCGGCCACCCGCCGCACCGTCGTATCGCCTTCGAACAGCGGGAGCACGCTCATGGTCGTGTGGGCGGTGAACAGCTCCGTCTGCCCGGTCATCACGATGATGAACCCGATGCTCGACAGACCGGCGAGCGTGAGCTGCCTCGTGAGGTCGGATCCGAAGTCGTGCATGCTCAGCGCCATCAGCATCAGCAAGGCGCCGAACGACAGGTTCAGCCCAGCCGTGAACGCCGACAACGCCACGGCGCGCACGTCGCGTTCCAGCTCGTCGAGCGCCGCCTCGGACTGACGGAGCAGGATCTGACGGTGATCGAGCCCGCCGGAGCGTTCGCGCCCGCTGCCG is a window from the Actinomycetota bacterium genome containing:
- a CDS encoding DUF421 domain-containing protein, which encodes MPSSWLISWSFAAWTVASALAIYVLLIAFSRVIGPRAFSQMTAFDFAVTVALGAIVGSTAAGAVGLPAGLLALASLFTFRGTVAVARRHGLTRLVDNSPLLLFVEGRFQPGNLRKAKITRNDVYEALRLNGTTTLDEVAAVIIERNGELSVLPRNGTIDPELMENVVGDDGAP
- a CDS encoding formate/nitrite transporter family protein is translated as MGNGSGRERSGGLDHRQILLRQSEAALDELERDVRAVALSAFTAGLNLSFGALLMLMALSMHDFGSDLTRQLTLAGLSSIGFIIVMTGQTELFTAHTTMSVLPLFEGDTTVRRVAGRWTVMLLANLLGTAGFAALVAVLGPRLDIVSRGAIASLAGSLTGSPWPVVFGSAVLAGWLMGLATWLSKAARDTAGQLLAIVLVTGTIGVGPFHHVVFASTELLTALFAGAGTSWSQYLYVIIWAAIGNAVGGAIFVGLLNYGQTIGEEAPDPSG